A stretch of DNA from Sugiyamaella lignohabitans strain CBS 10342 chromosome B, complete sequence:
AGTCGGCTGACCCGTTCCGTGAATAGGTGAACCAGGACAGGATGGCGATGCAGATGAGTTattagatgatgatgtgGATTGGGGATGATGATGTCGTAATAGTGTTTGTTTCAGCATAGTGGACGACGATGACAGCTCGTGATCATCACGTAAAGACGGTGAGATGTCTAAGTGTGTCGAGCCTGAGCTATCGACAGAATCAGGCCCATTGTCATCACCTTTATGCTTGTTTGACCGTAAATTGTTACCAGATATCACATTTCGCaatgaagcagctggtgaaTACAAGTTGTGAAAGCGATGATGGCGTGAATCATTAGCGTCAACATTAGAACTACTGTCGGTGGCCCCGCTAGTAACACAGTTGTTCGTACTGGCGTTCATACTGCTATCCCCAACACCGCTACTAACTGTAGGGCTAGCGGCAGCTGAATAAACCGGCAAGGCCATCACTGGATTATACACTTGGTCTACCACGTCTCTCTCCGGCAGATCACTAATGTCAACCGGTTGGCCGGATTCGTTACTGGACCACTCCACACACGGTTGTGAGGTGGCCGAGCTGGCAATACTATCAGTAGCCAAACCGTCGATGGCCGAGATAATATTGCTACCAGGAGGGGTCAGTCGTTCCAGCTGCTGATCTAAAAGTGCTGATCTGAGCTCTGCACCCTGGTCTGTTTCTTGTCGTAATTGTGATGGCTTCCTGTTCAAGTTTTCAACCCCAGCTGGTAGCGAAGACTCAATTGCATTCTGCCACAAATCACGACCTTGATCTTCAATCTGACTGGTATATCGACTGCTACCGCTAACACTGTTATTTCTCGAAACAGAATTATAACCACTAATGTATGAatgttgtggttgtggttgcggttgctgatgctgatgctgatgctggctATAACGTTGTTTACCGTTAACTGATATATTACTGTTGTCAGGATGCGGCGGATGTATTGCTGAAAACGATGATGAACTCCCACTTGGCGTTCCACTATGGGCAGGGGTTCGTGTATTGGCCCTGCTGTTTCTCTTGGTCGCCGAATTCATATATCGGGACCGTCCGGGTAATGATAGGGGGATATGCGTATGAGCCTGATCCAATGGTGACGTAGTAGATGAAGGGGACGATAACGAAGAATCTGATGAAGAGGCCGGCGATTCCTCACCATTGCCTAGTCCAAGCTGAATAGGACTGAGTGCCAGATACCTCTGTTGATTCTGTTTCAATGATAAATACGAGCGTTGATGTAATAATCGACTATCATTTCTAGAAACCGATGATGCGAATGTTGTATTAATAGATGTTGTTGAAGGTGATGGTGAGATCAGTGAGCTTAACTTTGGTGACAGTGAGTTGTTTGTTGTCGCTAAATAAGGGGCAAAGTTCGTATTTAACTTGGGTAATGATAtgttgctactgctggtTCCACCGGCAGCAGAATCTCGCGGTGTCAGTGTAACAGACCTGCTATTACTTCTGCTGATATCGCTGTCATTTGGAGTGGTGGTAATGCTACTCTCAGTATCACCAGTATCTGTGGCAATGCTACCTGTTGACGAAagagtagtagtagtagtagtactagtgGGTGCAGAATTATCTGTGAAGCCTCTACTACTTCCGCCACTGTCGCCGGTCGCTGCTCTTTGGTATTCCGTCATCTGTAACTGTCGCGATTGTCGTTACCTTGGCATGCTAATATTCAAAGCCACTTTTTATTAAGGTCCATCACAATTTCTGGTCCTGCCAGTCAATTCGAGAATTTTGAGGAAAGTATTCTCCAGTTTTTAtcttatttgttttttctgaTATAACATGAAAGAGCGCTTGAACTCTAAAATCATTCTGATACAAACCCGCTTCTGTGCTGAAGGTACCAGGGCAAGGGTTATATATAGTGGTGTGATATAGCCCGTGACGGAAAGCTATACAAAATTACCAGACCTCACAATTCGGCCCACAGCTATATCCAAGCTGGATTATATaatcaaatatttttaacATATAAActattttaatttaatacCAGGAGCCCATCGTTGACATATTGCATCACGTGATAACGTGATATTTATCAGTTGTGCGGGATCTTCAGGGATGAGTACTTATAGAGGCAACTAATAACATTTGGCTAGGTTGTGAACCTTGACACACATTCAGAATCTGAcaaacaacagaaacaatCCACTGGCAGTACTCTACTATCAGTATTTTTGCAGTGTATTTCACCCAAGCTTATTATTAAGTGTGTTCTTATTAGTTAGGATATTTGAGAGACAGACCCATCTCGAAACAGGCAACTGTAGTTGTGTAAGTGTCAAAAACGGATACTGTTGCATATTTGGAAGTCGCTGCCATGTGTCGCGAGCTAATATACTGCAATTCGAGACTGGCTAATGGTCGGTTAAGTATGCAGAGGTTTTTTTCGATTTGGTGGATACAGAACGAAACATGTGTTGCACAGCAGCCATTGGTGTGCTATGAAAGATGCCGGCTCTAACCAACTTTCATTTAACAATTTTAGTCTTTGTATTTCTCTCAAGCTCtgtctttttttgcttCAGTGTGTCTCTACCAACTGCATTGTCATCTTCAGATATGGGTTGGTTTCACCATAGTCATCATGGCAGCCAAGAGCAACAAGGCGCTAACCCACCCCCTCCTGGCCAATTTACTTATCAAACGCCGGAGCAGGCCCAGGCTCAAGCACATGGAATCCAAGTCCCTTCCCAATTTTCggagcaacagcagttcAATCCAAATCTCCGTTACCAAAACGCATATGGCCAAACCCCAGGCGTAGCGTCTGGACAAGCATCAAACTACGAAGGATCATCGGACCCACCACCTACTTTGCCCTCTCCTTTTAGACAAAGTAGTTATAATTCGACCAACTCCTCGAGCCCTTTGCCGTCTATTCCTAATTCTCCACAGCAAAGGAAGTTCAAGACTGTTCTCTATTTCTGTAACTGGGCTATCTATGGAAGGAAGCATTTTCCCAGCGACATTCCAGTGGACAGGCTAACACATATACTGTATGCATTTTCAAACGTTAATGCTACAACTGGTGAGGTTATCCTTAGTGATAAATGGGCTGATACTGATTGTTCCGCGACTAGGTTCAGGGAGACtaatggtggtggttgtttTGGTGAGTTTTATAGGatcaaaatgaaaaatcGTAACTTACGAATTCTCTTGTCAATTGGTGGTTGGACTTACTCCAATGATTTGGGTTTAGGGGTTAACACCCACGAAAAACGTCAAAACTTTGTCAAGACGGCTGTCACTCTACTTCGTGACTTGGCATTGGATGGGTTAGATATTGATTGGGAGTATCCTACCAACGATGAACAAGCACAAAACTATGTTGAATTATTAAGGCTGCTGAGATTAGAGTTAGACTCCGAAGCAATTCGTAGCGGTTTGCCTCGAGGCCAGTTTGACTTATCCATTGCTGCTCCCGCTGGTCCAGAACAAACGAAGATACTGAGAATAAGTGAGATGGACCAGtatctttctttttggaaTCTCATGACTTATGACTTTAGTGGCTCCTGGTCACAGACCGCCTACTTCCACAGTAACCTGTACTCAAGCGAAATATCTGGTAATAGGGCCGTGGAAACGTATATCAATCAGGGAGTTGCTCCGAATAAAATTATCCTTGGTATGCCTGTATATGGCAGAGGTTTTGCTAATACTAATGGAGTAGGTGCTCCTTTCTCTGGAGTACCACAGGGGACTTGGGAAAACGGTGTACTTGACTACAAGGTTCTGCCTCTTCCAAATACTACTGAGCATGTTGACAAAGATGCAATTAGTGCATACTGTTATGATCCTAAATCCAAGACCTTGATTGTATATGACAACCCTGAAACTTCTCGCCTCAAGGCACAATATGTTATTTCCAAGGGCCTAGGGGGTGGCATGTGGTGGGAATCTAGTGCCGATTTCCCAATTGACCAACCTCGATCTTTAATAGCCAACTTTACTAACACTTTAGGTGTACAAAACATCGAAAAAACATATACAAACAATCTCAACCTGCCAGAAGAATACCGTCGCAACCTAGGAATAAGCTCTATTGAATCACCAGCAGGGAAGTAGGGCATTATTGTACTGAATATATAATAGCTATGTTGATTCGTATACAATTAATTGAAATACTTTAATTACGGTCCAAACTCATCGAATTTCTCAACTTCTGAATTAATCATGCCCAGATATTAGTCCTATTCCTACCTGAATTTTCCCTCGGTGAAATGACAAAGGAACTCAGAAATTAGAGGCATACTCTAAAACCAAGATGAACTATGAAGCGCAGCTCCATCAAAGCTGAGAAATCCTTGCCATTTGATCATAAGGCAGATCTAACACCACTCAGTAACAACAGTGTGTCGGTTTGCCTGGATCATTCTGTATAATCTGACCCAATAATACCGTCGACAAATAGTCACTCGTAAGGATAACTAGTACCAATAGCGGGGTGATCGACGAGGTGATGGCAGAGATCCGCGGATCTGCGAGAAAACTTTAAATTGCTTTTTATGCATACAAAAGCAATTAATAAGCCAATCATATGTCAAAATGTAGGAGCGTGCCTGAGATGGTACGTTATAAGATCTTTGTACCTAAGGTCAGAAAAGACGTTGCCCCGTAAGTACCGTTGGCAAGAGCCACGGCCCCATACCCTTTCAAACTATGGTTAAAATCTATCACAAAAATGGTAGGAAGATGGAAGATCGAGATGTTGATAATAGTGGCACTACGTGGATCGTGCATCAGCCATATAAAAACTTAAAATGTTATTTGAGATTAGATTTATGTGCACAATCTATTTAACTCGAACTTTTAGCAAGATATTGTGGGGTCTGTTGAGCAGATAGATGAGACAATACGACAGGAAAAAATCAACGATGATCTGGGTGTCTCTTACTAATTTACGATTGATGACTCTTGGACCGTTCTCAAAACCATTACAAGCATATAAAGTCACAAGCAAGTTCAGCAGTTCAGTTAGATGCCTGGCTTCTCCCTGAAGTTCTTTAATAGTCATCAACGCTTCCCATTTACTGATTTTCTTCTTATCAATAATGATACCCTATACACTAAAATTATGTGACGATTCTGCTATTAAATTAGTGTGTCGCGGCAAGTTCCTGCTCTTCCGCGCACTTCGTTAATGATCACAACTTCAAAGCTACATATTACCGTTTAACTTCCTACCAATAATTATACCCATGTACAACTAAAAAGATGATACTTCTTCTCTTAGACTATTGTGCTGAGTAGGCACAATTAATACGCTTTGCTTCATCCATAACACCTGGTCAGCTGTGGATTGAATTATCTCTAAATCTTCGTCCTTGCTTAGCA
This window harbors:
- the CTS2 gene encoding Cts2p (Putative chitinase; functionally complements A. gossypii cts2 mutant sporulation defect; GO_component: GO:0005737 - cytoplasm [Evidence IDA] [PMID 14562095]; GO_component: GO:0005576 - extracellular region [Evidence IEA,IEA]; GO_function: GO:0004568 - chitinase activity [Evidence IEA,IEA]; GO_function: GO:0016787 - hydrolase activity [Evidence IEA]; GO_function: GO:0016798 - hydrolase activity, acting on glycosyl bonds [Evidence IEA]; GO_function: GO:0004553 - hydrolase activity, hydrolyzing O-glycosyl compounds [Evidence IEA]; GO_function: GO:0003674 - molecular_function [Evidence ND]; GO_process: GO:0005975 - carbohydrate metabolic process [Evidence IEA,IEA]; GO_process: GO:0006032 - chitin catabolic process [Evidence IEA,IEA]; GO_process: GO:0008152 - metabolic process [Evidence IEA]; GO_process: GO:0000272 - polysaccharide catabolic process [Evidence IEA]; GO_process: GO:0030435 - sporulation resulting in formation of a cellular spore [Evidence IEA]; GO_process: GO:0030435 - sporulation resulting in formation of a cellular spore [Evidence IGI] [PMID 18809304]) gives rise to the protein MGWFHHSHHGSQEQQGANPPPPGQFTYQTPEQAQAQAHGIQVPSQFSEQQQFNPNLRYQNAYGQTPGVASGQASNYEGSSDPPPTLPSPFRQSSYNSTNSSSPLPSIPNSPQQRKFKTVLYFCNWAIYGRKHFPSDIPVDRLTHILYAFSNVNATTGEVILSDKWADTDCSATRFRETNGGGCFGEFYRIKMKNRNLRILLSIGGWTYSNDLGLGVNTHEKRQNFVKTAVTLLRDLALDGLDIDWEYPTNDEQAQNYVELLRLLRLELDSEAIRSGLPRGQFDLSIAAPAGPEQTKILRISEMDQYLSFWNLMTYDFSGSWSQTAYFHSNLYSSEISGNRAVETYINQGVAPNKIILGMPVYGRGFANTNGVGAPFSGVPQGTWENGVLDYKVLPLPNTTEHVDKDAISAYCYDPKSKTLIVYDNPETSRLKAQYVISKGLGGGMWWESSADFPIDQPRSLIANFTNTLGVQNIEKTYTNNLNLPEEYRRNLGISSIESPAGK